From Phragmites australis chromosome 5, lpPhrAust1.1, whole genome shotgun sequence, a single genomic window includes:
- the LOC133918691 gene encoding protein FLOWERING LOCUS T-like: MQRSPSFRRLHACYLCQNIPRNWFLMACIPRNINSTSPLQLVPSRRTQYSKFLHIRTLSHTHTSSNKILEMANDSLVTARVIGDILDPFYSSVDLMVLFNGMPIVSGVELRSPTVSDRPRVEIGGDDYRVVYTLVMVDPDAPNPSNPTLREYLHWMVTDIPASTDATYGREVICYEPPAPATGIHRMVLVLFRQLGRETVYAPSMRHNFSTRGFARRYNLGEPVAAMYFNCQRQSGSGGRRFTGPYTSRRHAA; encoded by the exons ATGCAGCGATCTCCAAGCTTCCGAAGACTCCACGCTTGCTATCTTTGTCAAAATATTCCACGCAACTGGTTTCTCATGGCATGCATACCACGCAATATAAATAGCACATCACCCTTGCAGCTTGTACCTTCAAGGCGCACACAGTACTCCAAGTTCCTACACATACgcactctctctcacacacacacttcTTCCAACAAAATACTGGAAATGGCCAACGATTCCTTGGTTACAGCTCGTGTCATAGGAGATATCTTGGACCCCTTCTACAGCTCCGTCGATCTGATGGTCCTGTTCAATGGTATGCCTATTGTCAGCGGCGTGGAATTGCGCTCTCCGACGGTCTCTGATAGGCCGAGGGTCGAGATTGGAGGAGATGATTACCGAGTTGTATATACCCTG GTGATGGTCGATCCTGATGCTCCAAACCCAAGCAATCCAACCTTGAGGGAGTACCTGCACTG GATGGTGACTGACATCCCGGCATCAACTGACGCGACTTACG GCCGTGAGGTGATATGCTACGAGCCCCCTGCCCCGGCGACGGGCATCCACCGCATGGTGCTGGTGCTGTTCCGGCAGCTCGGCCGGGAGACGGTGTATGCGCCGTCGATGCGCCACAACTTCAGCACCCGCGGCTTCGCCCGCCGGTATAACCTCGGCGAGCCCGTCGCCGCCATGTACTTCAACTGCCAGCGCCAGAGcggctccggcggccggaggtTCACCGGGCCCTACACCAGCCGCCGGCATGCGGCTTGA